One genomic segment of Amycolatopsis sp. WQ 127309 includes these proteins:
- a CDS encoding fatty acyl-AMP ligase yields the protein MNVPEEVLRTSIVERLFARGADERPLFTHQDHNAGAEHTLTWAGFTARVRVVAGALGRVAEPGERVAILAGQDLNYPLAFFGALAAGLVAVPLMAPASRGQRDRLTGVLADCGARVWLTSSAAAARVREAGDFDHLVVADEVSGPGVDPVPVTAETPAYLQYTSGSTREPAGAVIPHRAIVAACWQGSRAYAVDEGTTCAGWIPFFHDMGLIQLLCLPVFAGGRSVFMAPAEFVHRPQRWLRQLHDYPAVFTAAPNFAFDLAADAAAEAGDDLDLSGVRVALNGSEPVRPRTVRRFQEVFGPRGFRPGAHCPSYGLAEATVYVTSAGPEGPRGAVFDRDALAQGAAVEMVDGQELVSVGRPVGQRVRIVRDGRTAPDGEVGEIWIHGSNVATGYWGRGDAAAFGATLDGLRGWLRTGDLGVVHRGDLYVTGRIKDLIVVDGRNFHPQDIEAAAGEAHPAVRRDRVAAFGVADDDGEGAVVVAEWARDTDGVNVQEVTRAVLRAVSREHDLTLRSVRLVPSGGLPRTSSGKVARSAAKARYGDFRG from the coding sequence GTGAACGTGCCCGAAGAGGTGCTGCGCACCTCGATCGTCGAGCGCCTCTTCGCGCGCGGCGCCGACGAGCGTCCGCTGTTCACCCACCAGGACCACAACGCCGGCGCCGAGCACACGCTGACGTGGGCCGGGTTCACGGCGCGGGTGCGCGTGGTGGCCGGCGCGCTGGGCCGCGTCGCCGAGCCGGGGGAGCGCGTCGCGATCCTCGCGGGCCAGGACCTGAACTACCCGCTCGCGTTCTTCGGCGCGCTCGCCGCCGGCCTGGTCGCGGTGCCGCTGATGGCGCCGGCGAGCCGCGGCCAGCGCGACCGGCTCACCGGCGTGCTGGCCGACTGCGGCGCCCGCGTCTGGCTGACGTCGTCGGCTGCGGCCGCCCGGGTGCGCGAAGCCGGCGATTTCGACCACCTCGTGGTGGCCGACGAAGTGTCCGGCCCGGGCGTCGATCCGGTCCCGGTGACGGCGGAAACCCCGGCGTACCTGCAATACACGTCCGGCTCGACGCGGGAACCGGCCGGCGCGGTGATCCCGCACCGGGCGATCGTCGCCGCCTGCTGGCAGGGCAGCCGCGCCTACGCCGTCGACGAAGGCACGACCTGCGCCGGCTGGATCCCGTTCTTCCACGACATGGGCCTGATCCAGCTGCTGTGCCTGCCCGTCTTCGCCGGCGGCCGCTCGGTGTTCATGGCCCCGGCCGAGTTCGTGCACCGGCCGCAGCGGTGGCTGCGGCAGCTGCACGACTACCCGGCGGTGTTCACCGCCGCCCCGAACTTCGCGTTCGACCTCGCGGCCGACGCGGCGGCCGAGGCCGGCGACGACCTCGACCTGTCCGGCGTGCGGGTCGCCCTCAACGGCAGCGAACCCGTCCGGCCGCGCACGGTTCGGCGGTTCCAGGAGGTGTTCGGCCCGCGCGGGTTCCGCCCCGGGGCGCACTGCCCGTCCTACGGCCTGGCCGAAGCCACCGTCTACGTCACGAGCGCGGGCCCCGAAGGACCGCGCGGCGCGGTGTTCGACCGGGACGCCCTTGCGCAGGGCGCAGCCGTCGAAATGGTCGACGGCCAGGAACTCGTGTCGGTCGGGCGTCCGGTCGGGCAGCGCGTGCGGATCGTCCGGGATGGACGGACGGCGCCCGACGGCGAGGTCGGCGAGATCTGGATCCATGGCTCGAACGTGGCCACCGGCTACTGGGGCCGCGGTGACGCCGCCGCGTTCGGCGCCACGCTCGACGGCCTGCGCGGCTGGCTGCGCACCGGCGACCTCGGTGTCGTGCACCGCGGCGACCTCTACGTCACCGGCCGGATCAAGGACCTCATCGTCGTCGACGGCCGCAACTTCCACCCGCAGGACATCGAAGCGGCGGCGGGGGAAGCGCACCCGGCCGTCCGCCGGGACCGCGTCGCCGCGTTCGGCGTGGCCGACGACGACGGCGAGGGCGCGGTGGTCGTGGCCGAGTGGGCGCGTGACACCGACGGCGTGAACGTCCAAGAAGTGACCAGGGCGGTGCTGCGCGCGGTGTCGCGCGAGCACGACCTCACGCTGCGTTCGGTACGTCTGGTCCCTTCCGGCGGACTTCCGCGCACTTCCAGTGGCAAGGTCGCCCGGTCGGCCGCCAAGGCGCGTTATGGTGACTTCCGTGGGTGA
- a CDS encoding acyl carrier protein: protein MGDHRAEVTKVVSETFMLDPAGVEPDAPLEELGIDSKGRIKLLAALEVYFRVTIDLDQLDRFTDVGSVAEVLTEALAGATGGSDERL, encoded by the coding sequence GTGGGTGATCACCGCGCCGAGGTCACGAAGGTCGTCAGCGAGACCTTCATGCTGGACCCCGCCGGCGTCGAGCCCGACGCTCCCCTCGAGGAGCTGGGCATCGACTCCAAGGGCCGGATCAAGCTGCTGGCGGCGCTGGAGGTCTACTTCCGGGTGACGATCGACCTGGACCAGCTCGACCGGTTCACCGACGTGGGTTCGGTGGCCGAAGTGCTCACGGAAGCGCTCGCGGGCGCGACCGGCGGATCTGACGAGAGGCTCTGA
- a CDS encoding WXG100 family type VII secretion target — MAKTWTEVKAVLDDPSVPAQTKSVLISSWMRENPPPPPFLADQEPDDIKAKRQEAEKLATAYNANPLFSGVPLDEAYDTAKKAGDQASYNEDQEKKAVDDGKKKLDDTKPPASDESGGGASTGTKTSDEIFDAAAPALKLFETFGSLLAKLPADCRGNTRALDLDKDIRKPFDEQRGISFQNFVEDADHFKTGSTTVDKTVENTGTELSGLYQSWTGAGADAASDTYNDKILPKANKLSQTLGNAGEATLSTATTVFQLCKGKADAVIGMYTDLVGKADYTMAQKVVAVASGEHGNEQDLAQIAGWMDANFGTNLVKTLNDQGCCDGDEIKKHGQDLAKQWIQNQFNPDMWDRLYQGFAKTCKDTKDLVDQAYDALDKVMGKVKNEFEGVTMPGGSGSGSGSGTGGSGGGSGSGSGNGGYGGGSGSGSGSGSGGGGYGGGSGGGDGSGAGGSGSGSGSGGSGSGSGSGGGSGSGGSGSGGGGNVPPIPDFDTPSGASGGGSGSGSGPGSGSGGGGSVPPIPDISGGSGSGSGGGSGSGSGAGGGGPMPSIPDMSGGGGSGGGDDTTPSSTPPPSSSDGQEAAAAAAEAAKKKAADALSQFSGEGIKTDSGDGAGGLGGGGGSDSGGGAGGGSDTSPSGAGSGSGAGGGQDAAAAAAEAAKKKAADALSEFSGEGIKTDSGGGSGLGGSGGGDDAGSGSGSGSDSGSDPAADGKEAAEKAAEDAKKQASDALDKLDGDGIKTDQDGDGLLDDDKSDKDGDGKPDGDEKLDHLKVKQGDKTFEMTEPDSDGKMDIKVGEGDGPAKDFKLDWPDDDAAKTDLGVGSDDPGKPDADGVYHPGADGKIHIQDGDVKITAERPDGPNGPTVVTVDDGTGKPTTYTLGEDDTSPGGLDDDARKHLDDALSGETRGDTASHALGDTPDAKPDDLPKHSGTLDGAGAPGGGGGGAHALSTAGLDTGGGAVTGSLGESPSLSEGVHSGVGASQQQTAAPAFASAAMSGANGQPGQSMGGGMPMGGMGGGGQGGGDQERSNRAYRIEGAVFEPMAEPTGRIVGSLDDEEPPAPRRW, encoded by the coding sequence ATGGCCAAGACCTGGACCGAGGTCAAGGCGGTGCTCGACGACCCGAGCGTGCCCGCGCAGACCAAGAGCGTGCTGATCAGCAGCTGGATGCGGGAGAACCCGCCGCCCCCGCCGTTCCTGGCCGACCAGGAACCGGACGACATCAAGGCGAAGCGGCAGGAAGCCGAGAAGCTCGCCACCGCCTACAACGCGAACCCGCTCTTCTCCGGCGTCCCGCTCGACGAGGCCTACGACACCGCCAAGAAGGCGGGCGACCAGGCCAGCTACAACGAAGACCAGGAGAAGAAGGCCGTCGACGACGGCAAGAAGAAGCTCGACGACACCAAGCCGCCCGCCTCGGACGAGTCCGGCGGCGGGGCCAGCACCGGCACGAAGACGTCCGACGAGATCTTCGACGCCGCCGCGCCCGCGCTGAAGCTGTTCGAGACGTTCGGCTCGCTGCTGGCGAAGCTCCCGGCCGACTGCCGCGGCAACACCCGCGCGCTCGACCTGGACAAGGACATCCGGAAGCCGTTCGACGAGCAGCGCGGCATCAGCTTCCAGAACTTCGTCGAGGACGCCGACCACTTCAAGACCGGCTCGACCACGGTCGACAAGACGGTGGAGAACACCGGCACCGAGCTGTCCGGCCTGTACCAGAGCTGGACCGGCGCCGGTGCCGACGCCGCGTCGGACACCTACAACGACAAGATCCTGCCCAAGGCGAACAAGCTGTCCCAGACCCTCGGCAACGCGGGCGAGGCGACGCTCAGCACCGCGACCACGGTCTTCCAGCTGTGCAAGGGCAAGGCCGACGCGGTCATCGGGATGTACACCGACCTGGTCGGCAAGGCCGACTACACGATGGCGCAGAAGGTCGTCGCGGTCGCCAGCGGCGAGCACGGCAACGAGCAGGACCTGGCCCAGATCGCGGGCTGGATGGACGCCAACTTCGGCACCAACCTGGTCAAGACGCTCAACGACCAGGGCTGCTGCGACGGCGACGAGATCAAGAAGCACGGCCAGGACCTGGCCAAGCAGTGGATCCAGAACCAGTTCAACCCCGACATGTGGGACCGGCTCTACCAGGGCTTCGCCAAGACCTGCAAGGACACCAAGGACCTCGTCGACCAGGCCTACGACGCGCTCGACAAGGTCATGGGCAAGGTCAAGAACGAGTTCGAGGGCGTCACGATGCCCGGCGGTTCGGGCTCGGGTTCCGGGTCCGGCACCGGTGGGTCCGGTGGCGGCTCCGGTTCCGGTTCGGGCAACGGTGGTTACGGCGGCGGTTCCGGCTCGGGCAGTGGCTCGGGTTCGGGCGGTGGCGGCTACGGCGGTGGCTCGGGCGGCGGCGACGGTTCGGGTGCCGGTGGTTCCGGTTCCGGCTCGGGTTCCGGCGGGTCCGGCTCCGGCAGCGGTTCGGGCGGTGGGTCGGGTTCCGGCGGCTCGGGCTCGGGTGGCGGCGGCAACGTGCCGCCGATCCCGGACTTCGACACGCCGTCCGGTGCCTCCGGCGGCGGCTCCGGGTCCGGTTCGGGCCCGGGTTCCGGCTCCGGTGGTGGCGGTTCGGTGCCGCCGATCCCGGACATCTCCGGGGGTTCCGGTTCGGGCTCGGGCGGCGGTTCCGGCTCGGGTTCGGGCGCCGGTGGTGGTGGCCCGATGCCGTCCATTCCGGACATGTCCGGTGGCGGGGGCTCGGGCGGTGGCGACGACACGACGCCGTCTTCGACGCCGCCACCGTCGTCTTCGGACGGTCAGGAGGCCGCGGCCGCGGCGGCGGAGGCCGCCAAGAAGAAGGCCGCCGACGCCCTGAGCCAGTTCTCCGGCGAGGGCATCAAGACCGACTCCGGCGACGGCGCGGGCGGCCTCGGCGGTGGCGGTGGCAGTGACTCCGGCGGTGGTGCCGGCGGCGGCAGCGACACGTCGCCGTCCGGGGCCGGTTCGGGCTCGGGAGCCGGCGGTGGTCAGGACGCGGCCGCCGCGGCGGCGGAAGCGGCGAAGAAGAAGGCCGCCGACGCGTTGAGCGAGTTCTCCGGCGAGGGCATCAAGACCGACTCCGGTGGCGGTTCGGGCCTCGGCGGCAGCGGCGGTGGCGACGACGCGGGCTCCGGCTCGGGGTCGGGCTCGGATTCCGGGTCGGACCCGGCCGCGGACGGCAAGGAAGCGGCCGAAAAGGCCGCGGAGGACGCGAAAAAGCAGGCGTCCGACGCGCTGGACAAGCTCGATGGCGACGGCATCAAGACCGACCAGGACGGCGACGGCCTGCTCGACGACGACAAGTCCGACAAGGACGGCGACGGCAAGCCCGACGGCGACGAGAAGCTCGACCACCTGAAGGTCAAGCAGGGCGACAAGACCTTCGAGATGACCGAGCCGGACTCCGACGGCAAGATGGACATCAAGGTCGGCGAGGGCGACGGCCCGGCGAAGGATTTCAAGCTCGACTGGCCCGACGATGACGCCGCCAAGACCGACCTCGGCGTCGGCTCGGACGACCCGGGGAAGCCGGACGCCGACGGCGTCTACCACCCCGGCGCGGACGGCAAGATCCACATCCAGGACGGCGACGTCAAGATCACCGCCGAGCGGCCCGACGGCCCGAACGGCCCGACGGTCGTGACCGTCGACGACGGCACCGGCAAGCCGACGACCTACACCCTCGGCGAGGACGACACGTCGCCCGGCGGCCTGGACGACGACGCCAGGAAGCACCTCGACGACGCGCTCAGCGGCGAGACCAGGGGCGACACGGCGTCGCACGCGCTCGGCGACACCCCCGACGCGAAGCCCGACGACCTGCCGAAGCACAGCGGCACCCTCGACGGGGCCGGCGCGCCGGGCGGCGGCGGGGGTGGCGCGCACGCGCTGTCCACGGCCGGTCTCGACACGGGCGGCGGTGCGGTGACGGGCTCGCTCGGCGAGTCGCCGTCGCTGTCCGAGGGCGTCCACAGCGGGGTGGGTGCGAGCCAGCAGCAGACGGCGGCGCCCGCGTTCGCCTCGGCGGCCATGTCCGGTGCGAACGGCCAGCCCGGTCAGTCGATGGGCGGCGGCATGCCGATGGGCGGCATGGGCGGCGGCGGCCAGGGCGGCGGCGACCAGGAGCGCTCGAACCGCGCGTACCGGATCGAGGGCGCCGTCTTCGAGCCGATGGCCGAACCCACCGGCCGCATCGTCGGGTCGCTGGACGACGAGGAGCCACCGGCCCCCCGCCGGTGGTGA
- a CDS encoding glycoside hydrolase family 15 protein, producing the protein MTYLPIAEHGLVGDLRTAALVGTDGRVSWFCAPRFDSPSVFGALVDDGRGGDWELAPVCEVTARHQFYFPDTNILITRFLTEDGIVELQDFMPILRPHDDEHRQRLVRRVVNIRGHVRMRTRVRPCFDYGRDVPEVSEKDSRISFQGREMRVCLDSSVTLDTGDGAATAEFDVPAGDAELFVLEVADDTADHPAADAAEAQDLFDATVGFWRDWLSRSSYTGRWREMVHRSALTLKLLTHEPSGAIVAAPTLGLPERIGGERNWDYRHVWLRDAGFSLYALLRLGFTDEAEAFVGWLTDRVSDDRDGDLGPLRVMYSIDGDADLTEHELAHLEGYRGSRPVRVGNGAAEQLQLDVYGEVIDSIYLFDKYGKGISHASWASLCTMLDWLLENWDRPDHGIWETRSGQRNHTFSRLMSWVAVERMVRVARRRGLPADLTRWTSVRDEIYGRIQEQGWNAEIGAFVQHCEPEPGTALDASLLLMPMVKFCSPTDPRFLSTVERIGEELVLDSLVFRYNPEEAPDGLDGSEGTFSLCSFWWVEALTRAGRTDDARLALEKMFTYANHVGLYAEQIGLTGEQLGNFPQAFTHLALISAALNLDRALDT; encoded by the coding sequence GTGACCTACCTGCCGATCGCCGAGCACGGCCTGGTCGGCGACCTGCGCACCGCGGCGCTCGTCGGCACCGACGGCCGGGTGAGCTGGTTCTGCGCGCCGCGGTTCGACTCGCCGAGCGTCTTCGGGGCGCTCGTCGACGACGGGCGCGGCGGCGACTGGGAGCTGGCGCCGGTGTGCGAGGTCACCGCGCGCCACCAGTTCTACTTCCCGGACACGAACATCCTCATCACCCGGTTCCTCACCGAGGACGGCATCGTCGAGCTGCAGGACTTCATGCCGATCCTGCGCCCGCACGACGACGAGCACCGGCAACGGCTGGTGCGGCGGGTGGTCAACATCCGCGGGCACGTCCGGATGCGCACCCGGGTCCGGCCGTGCTTCGACTACGGCCGCGACGTCCCGGAGGTGTCCGAGAAGGACAGTCGCATCTCCTTCCAGGGCAGGGAGATGCGCGTCTGCCTCGACTCGTCGGTCACCCTGGACACCGGCGACGGCGCGGCCACGGCCGAGTTCGACGTCCCCGCCGGCGACGCGGAGCTGTTCGTGCTGGAGGTCGCCGACGACACGGCCGACCACCCGGCGGCCGACGCGGCCGAGGCCCAGGACCTGTTCGACGCGACCGTCGGGTTCTGGCGCGACTGGCTGTCCCGCTCGTCCTACACCGGCCGGTGGCGGGAGATGGTGCACCGCTCGGCGTTGACGTTGAAGCTGCTCACGCACGAGCCGAGCGGCGCGATCGTCGCCGCGCCGACCCTCGGCCTGCCGGAGCGGATCGGCGGGGAACGCAACTGGGACTACCGGCACGTCTGGCTGCGTGACGCCGGGTTCTCGCTGTACGCGTTGCTGCGCCTGGGTTTCACCGACGAGGCCGAGGCGTTCGTCGGCTGGCTGACCGACCGCGTCTCCGACGACCGCGACGGCGACCTCGGCCCGCTGCGCGTGATGTACTCCATCGACGGCGACGCCGACCTCACCGAGCACGAGCTGGCGCACCTCGAGGGGTACCGCGGCTCCCGCCCGGTGCGCGTCGGCAACGGCGCGGCCGAGCAGCTGCAGCTGGACGTCTACGGCGAGGTCATCGACTCGATCTACCTGTTCGACAAGTACGGCAAGGGCATCTCGCACGCCAGCTGGGCGAGCCTGTGCACGATGCTGGACTGGCTGCTGGAGAACTGGGACCGGCCTGATCACGGCATCTGGGAAACCCGTTCGGGGCAACGGAACCACACGTTCTCCCGGCTGATGAGCTGGGTCGCGGTGGAGCGGATGGTCCGGGTGGCGCGCCGCCGCGGCCTGCCCGCCGACCTCACGCGCTGGACGTCGGTGCGCGACGAGATCTACGGCCGGATCCAGGAGCAGGGCTGGAACGCGGAGATCGGCGCGTTCGTCCAGCACTGCGAGCCCGAACCCGGCACCGCGCTCGACGCGTCACTGCTGCTGATGCCGATGGTGAAGTTCTGCTCCCCCACCGACCCGCGGTTCCTGTCCACTGTGGAACGCATCGGCGAGGAGCTGGTGCTGGACAGCCTGGTGTTCCGCTACAACCCGGAGGAAGCCCCCGACGGCCTCGACGGCTCGGAGGGCACGTTCTCGCTGTGCTCGTTCTGGTGGGTGGAGGCCCTGACCCGCGCCGGCCGCACCGACGACGCGCGGCTGGCGCTGGAGAAGATGTTCACCTACGCCAACCACGTCGGGCTCTACGCCGAGCAGATCGGGTTGACCGGGGAGCAGCTGGGCAACTTCCCGCAGGCGTTCACCCACCTGGCGCTGATCAGCGCAGCCCTCAACCTGGACCGAGCCCTGGACACCTAG
- the zwf gene encoding glucose-6-phosphate dehydrogenase, whose amino-acid sequence MQTPQPHVLVLFGATGDLARRKLFPGLFRLYTAKMLPDGFAIVGSGRHSPGTDDEFRDRIGDALRENLGDDFDDDAWREFAQRLSFRVSSADDGADLAGHVREQRESLGDDARTLLYLSVPPGAMTGMVGMLGETGLAEGSRLVLEKPFGSDLESSRELTAALHEVFTEEQIFRIDHFLGKEAVQNILVFRFANGLVESLWNHDHIAYVQIDIPESIGIEGRAAFMESTGTFRDMVSTHLLQVLGFLAMEPPPEISAEWLRAEKHKLYHSLRPLDPGDVVFGQYEGYRDEEGVNDASDVETFVALEARIDNWRWQGVPFYLRTGKALAQTRRTVTIGLREPPLAMFTGADDLGGGNELVFELTEQPQLTLELRAKRPGADLSVGKAALTLDVAGTFDGVEPLEAYQKLLLDVMRGDHTLFSSAEEIERLWQVCEPVLRNPPKTQPYAQGSWGPEAALRLPGERGWRVPE is encoded by the coding sequence GTGCAGACACCGCAGCCCCACGTGCTCGTCCTGTTCGGAGCCACCGGTGACCTCGCGCGCCGGAAGCTGTTCCCCGGGCTCTTCCGCCTCTACACCGCGAAGATGCTGCCCGACGGGTTCGCGATCGTCGGGTCGGGGCGGCACTCACCGGGCACCGACGACGAGTTCCGCGACCGCATCGGCGACGCCCTGCGTGAGAACCTCGGGGACGACTTCGACGACGACGCCTGGCGCGAGTTCGCCCAGCGGCTCTCCTTCCGCGTCTCCTCCGCCGACGACGGCGCCGACCTGGCCGGACACGTCCGCGAGCAGCGCGAAAGCCTCGGCGACGACGCCCGGACCCTGCTCTACCTCTCGGTGCCGCCCGGCGCGATGACCGGGATGGTCGGCATGCTCGGCGAGACCGGCCTGGCCGAGGGCTCCCGGCTGGTGCTCGAGAAGCCGTTCGGCAGCGACCTCGAGTCGTCGCGCGAGCTCACCGCCGCGCTGCACGAGGTGTTCACCGAGGAGCAGATCTTCCGGATCGACCACTTCCTCGGCAAGGAGGCGGTGCAGAACATCCTCGTGTTCCGCTTCGCCAACGGCCTGGTCGAGTCGCTCTGGAACCACGACCACATCGCCTACGTCCAGATCGACATCCCCGAGTCGATCGGCATCGAGGGCCGCGCGGCCTTCATGGAGTCGACCGGGACCTTCCGCGACATGGTCTCCACGCACCTGCTGCAGGTGCTCGGCTTCCTCGCGATGGAACCGCCGCCGGAGATCAGCGCCGAGTGGCTGCGCGCCGAGAAGCACAAGCTCTACCACAGCCTCCGGCCGCTCGACCCCGGCGACGTCGTGTTCGGCCAGTACGAGGGCTACCGCGACGAAGAGGGCGTCAATGACGCCTCGGACGTCGAGACGTTCGTCGCGCTGGAGGCCCGGATCGACAACTGGCGCTGGCAGGGCGTGCCGTTCTACCTGCGCACCGGCAAGGCCCTGGCCCAGACCCGCCGCACCGTGACCATCGGGCTGCGGGAGCCGCCGCTGGCGATGTTCACCGGGGCCGACGACCTCGGCGGCGGCAACGAGCTCGTCTTCGAGCTCACCGAGCAGCCGCAGCTGACCCTGGAGCTGCGGGCGAAGCGGCCCGGCGCGGACCTGTCCGTCGGCAAGGCCGCGCTGACCCTCGACGTCGCCGGCACCTTCGACGGCGTCGAGCCGCTCGAGGCCTACCAGAAGCTGCTGCTCGACGTCATGCGCGGCGACCACACGCTGTTCAGCAGCGCCGAGGAGATCGAACGGCTCTGGCAGGTCTGCGAGCCCGTCCTGCGGAACCCGCCGAAGACCCAGCCGTACGCGCAGGGGTCGTGGGGCCCCGAAGCGGCGTTGCGCCTGCCCGGCGAACGCGGCTGGCGGGTGCCCGAGTGA
- a CDS encoding snapalysin family zinc-dependent metalloprotease produces the protein MSRKFALTGAVALAIALTPLAAGTATAAPASTQQEAAVTTVYYSTSGAPSFRSQINQGAANWNSSVTNVKLVERSSGASLRYVEGNDPRGSYAQTNGHGSGTIFIDYTQAQQYYPVRITAHETGHALGLPDHYSGPCSELMSGGGPGTSCRVAVPNSTERSRVNSLWANGFAANNAPEQRIYEDGTVLTF, from the coding sequence ATGTCCAGGAAGTTCGCTCTGACCGGCGCTGTCGCGCTCGCGATCGCCCTCACCCCGCTCGCCGCGGGCACCGCGACCGCCGCACCGGCCTCCACCCAGCAGGAAGCCGCCGTCACCACGGTGTACTACAGCACGTCGGGCGCCCCGTCGTTCCGCTCGCAGATCAACCAGGGCGCCGCGAACTGGAACAGCAGCGTGACCAACGTCAAGCTGGTCGAGCGGTCCTCCGGCGCCAGCCTGCGCTACGTCGAGGGCAACGACCCCCGCGGCTCGTACGCCCAGACCAACGGCCACGGCAGCGGCACCATCTTCATCGACTACACCCAGGCCCAGCAGTACTACCCGGTCCGGATCACCGCGCACGAGACCGGCCACGCCCTCGGCCTGCCGGACCACTACTCGGGCCCGTGCTCCGAGCTGATGTCCGGTGGCGGCCCCGGCACGTCCTGCCGCGTCGCGGTCCCGAACTCGACCGAGCGCAGCCGGGTGAACTCCCTGTGGGCCAACGGCTTCGCCGCGAACAACGCGCCGGAGCAGCGCATCTACGAGGACGGCACCGTCCTGACCTTCTGA
- a CDS encoding alpha/beta hydrolase, whose amino-acid sequence MRLRDRLAAMVMHGTARWTVHYGDNLRFAGTDLPAPSVVRAPTRHGPVRVHVYRPAGDSGGEYVHFHGGAWLMRYPAMDDWWCRYVAATAGVTVYNVDYRCGPYVAFPVAQHQCFDVASWAAADPVAVGGFSSGGGLAAAVCLQARDAGGWRPRLQVLGVPALDLATDPDPAAGGMISPGLRDLVRRVYFPDPATRRHPYASPLLADDLAGLPRAVVLTAERDALRADGENYVSRLRAAGVEVLHDRTPGVDHYFLTEDPDRARTTMALVAAEIARAVA is encoded by the coding sequence ATGAGGCTCCGGGACCGGCTCGCGGCGATGGTCATGCACGGCACCGCGCGGTGGACCGTGCACTACGGCGACAACCTGCGCTTCGCCGGGACCGACCTCCCGGCGCCCTCGGTGGTGCGGGCCCCGACCCGGCACGGACCGGTCCGCGTGCACGTCTACCGCCCCGCCGGCGATTCCGGCGGCGAGTACGTCCACTTCCACGGCGGCGCCTGGCTGATGCGCTACCCGGCGATGGACGACTGGTGGTGCCGGTACGTCGCGGCCACGGCCGGGGTCACGGTGTATAACGTCGATTACCGTTGCGGTCCGTACGTCGCATTCCCGGTGGCGCAGCACCAGTGCTTCGACGTCGCTTCGTGGGCCGCGGCGGACCCCGTCGCCGTCGGCGGGTTCTCCTCCGGCGGCGGTCTCGCGGCGGCGGTCTGCCTGCAGGCGCGCGACGCCGGTGGGTGGCGGCCGCGGTTGCAGGTGCTGGGCGTGCCCGCGCTGGACCTCGCCACCGACCCGGACCCGGCCGCCGGCGGGATGATCTCGCCGGGCCTGCGCGACCTCGTCCGCCGGGTGTACTTCCCGGACCCGGCGACGCGGCGGCACCCGTACGCGTCCCCGCTGCTGGCCGACGACCTCGCCGGCCTGCCGCGAGCGGTGGTGCTGACCGCCGAGCGCGACGCCCTGCGCGCCGACGGCGAGAACTACGTCTCCCGGCTGCGCGCGGCGGGCGTCGAGGTGCTGCACGACCGGACGCCCGGGGTGGACCACTACTTCCTGACCGAGGACCCGGACCGCGCCCGCACCACAATGGCCCTGGTGGCCGCGGAAATCGCCCGCGCGGTCGCGTGA
- a CDS encoding SGNH/GDSL hydrolase family protein: MLDVSAKVVPGIGRVRAQKEPFALAWAAANRVALESGRPLWVALGDSMTQGIGAHDVDGGWVPRLNARLGEPFAVVNLSASGARVQDVLDDQLPRLPATPALVTVLVGANDMLTRSRRRDVPARFEALLDRLPAGRSVVATLPQGNTQALAVNALLDRAGAGGRIDVADLRGPALGPLRGSLADDWFHPNDVGYERMAGLFEGPVRACVARWARD, translated from the coding sequence TTGCTCGACGTCTCGGCCAAGGTGGTGCCCGGCATCGGCCGGGTCCGCGCGCAGAAGGAACCGTTCGCCCTCGCCTGGGCGGCGGCCAACCGCGTCGCGCTCGAGTCCGGCCGGCCGCTATGGGTGGCACTGGGCGACTCGATGACCCAGGGCATCGGCGCCCACGACGTCGACGGCGGCTGGGTCCCGCGCCTCAACGCCCGCCTCGGCGAGCCGTTCGCGGTGGTCAACCTGTCGGCGTCCGGCGCGCGGGTCCAGGACGTCCTCGACGACCAGCTGCCGCGCCTTCCGGCCACTCCGGCCCTGGTCACCGTGCTGGTGGGCGCGAACGACATGCTCACCCGGAGCCGCCGCCGCGACGTCCCGGCCCGGTTCGAGGCGTTGCTGGACCGGCTCCCGGCGGGCCGCTCGGTCGTCGCCACGCTGCCGCAGGGCAATACACAAGCCTTGGCGGTCAACGCCTTGCTGGACCGAGCGGGCGCGGGCGGCCGCATCGACGTCGCCGACCTGCGCGGCCCGGCGCTGGGCCCGCTGCGCGGCAGCCTGGCCGACGACTGGTTCCACCCGAACGACGTCGGCTACGAGCGGATGGCGGGACTCTTCGAAGGCCCGGTCCGCGCGTGCGTGGCCCGCTGGGCCCGCGACTGA